The following proteins are encoded in a genomic region of Xenopus laevis strain J_2021 chromosome 3L, Xenopus_laevis_v10.1, whole genome shotgun sequence:
- the LOC121401616 gene encoding uncharacterized protein LOC121401616 isoform X1: MRQENRETGNKKLIYCHKMNRGKCQGHADDNIYQNVGDCKKEPTENPGKKKKEIHQDPRQESKYLKATERLRAQRTLLIAMMILHILTLILLILFSSFLVTYSSDIFGQLNKTGKEKTDPAPLIIAINVTFGEEKTDPAPLIIAINVTFDNSNSVCSDVTLALVCVLDPLQQFPPKGSLKTYLSKEDSMMHQEVRKLQRIVTNPFQQLYTSFIPIPCEQVPLML, encoded by the exons ATGAGACAGGAAAACAGAGAGACGGGGAACAAGAAACTAATTTACTGCCACAAAATGAACAGAG GAAAATGTCAAGGCCATGCTGATGACAATATATATCAAAATGTGGGTGACTGCAAGAAGGAACCTACTGAGAATccagggaagaagaagaaggagatccATCAAGATCCAAGACAAGAATCAAAAT ATCTGAAGGCAACTGAAAGACTGAGGGCACAAAGGACACTCTTGATTGCTATGATGATCCTGCACATCCTGACGCTCATTCTCCTCATCCTCTTCTCAAGCTTCCTGGTCACATACA GTTCCGATATTTTTGGGCAGCTGAATAAGACAG GAAAGGAGAAAACTGACCCGGCACCGTTAATAATAGCCATTAATGTGACTTTTG gagaggagaaaactgaCCCGGCACCGTTAATAATAGCCATTAATGTGACTTTTG ATAATTCGAACAGTGTATGCAGTGACGTGACTTTGG CTCTTGTCTGTGTTTTGGATCCCCTGCAACAGTTCCCTCCAAAGGGCTCCCTCAAGACCTACCTGTCTAAAGAAGACTCAATGATGCACCAGGAAGTCAGGAAACTACAAAGAATTGTCACCAACCCTTTCCAACAACTATATACCAGTTTTATCCCCATTCCTTGTGAGCAGGTCCCTCTTATGTTATAA
- the LOC121401616 gene encoding uncharacterized protein LOC121401616 isoform X3, translating into MRQENRETGNKKLIYCHKMNRGKCQGHADDNIYQNVGDCKKEPTENPGKKKKEIHQDPRQESKYLKATERLRAQRTLLIAMMILHILTLILLILFSSFLVTYSSDIFGQLNKTGKEKTDPAPLIIAINVTFDNSNSVCSDVTLALVCVLDPLQQFPPKGSLKTYLSKEDSMMHQEVRKLQRIVTNPFQQLYTSFIPIPCEQVPLML; encoded by the exons ATGAGACAGGAAAACAGAGAGACGGGGAACAAGAAACTAATTTACTGCCACAAAATGAACAGAG GAAAATGTCAAGGCCATGCTGATGACAATATATATCAAAATGTGGGTGACTGCAAGAAGGAACCTACTGAGAATccagggaagaagaagaaggagatccATCAAGATCCAAGACAAGAATCAAAAT ATCTGAAGGCAACTGAAAGACTGAGGGCACAAAGGACACTCTTGATTGCTATGATGATCCTGCACATCCTGACGCTCATTCTCCTCATCCTCTTCTCAAGCTTCCTGGTCACATACA GTTCCGATATTTTTGGGCAGCTGAATAAGACAG GAAAGGAGAAAACTGACCCGGCACCGTTAATAATAGCCATTAATGTGACTTTTG ATAATTCGAACAGTGTATGCAGTGACGTGACTTTGG CTCTTGTCTGTGTTTTGGATCCCCTGCAACAGTTCCCTCCAAAGGGCTCCCTCAAGACCTACCTGTCTAAAGAAGACTCAATGATGCACCAGGAAGTCAGGAAACTACAAAGAATTGTCACCAACCCTTTCCAACAACTATATACCAGTTTTATCCCCATTCCTTGTGAGCAGGTCCCTCTTATGTTATAA
- the LOC121401616 gene encoding uncharacterized protein LOC121401616 isoform X4 → MRQENRETGNKKLIYCHKMNRGKCQGHADDNIYQNVGDCKKEPTENPGKKKKEIHQDPRQESKYLKATERLRAQRTLLIAMMILHILTLILLILFSSFLVTYSSDIFGQLNKTGKEKTDPAPLIIAINVTFDNSNSVCSDVTLENCNCMQCVCNTKKNYCSCLTEKKIAVRACSCLCFGSPATVPSKGLPQDLPV, encoded by the exons ATGAGACAGGAAAACAGAGAGACGGGGAACAAGAAACTAATTTACTGCCACAAAATGAACAGAG GAAAATGTCAAGGCCATGCTGATGACAATATATATCAAAATGTGGGTGACTGCAAGAAGGAACCTACTGAGAATccagggaagaagaagaaggagatccATCAAGATCCAAGACAAGAATCAAAAT ATCTGAAGGCAACTGAAAGACTGAGGGCACAAAGGACACTCTTGATTGCTATGATGATCCTGCACATCCTGACGCTCATTCTCCTCATCCTCTTCTCAAGCTTCCTGGTCACATACA GTTCCGATATTTTTGGGCAGCTGAATAAGACAG GAAAGGAGAAAACTGACCCGGCACCGTTAATAATAGCCATTAATGTGACTTTTG ATAATTCGAACAGTGTATGCAGTGACGTGACTTTGG AAAATTGCAACTGCATGCAGTGTGTTTGCAACACAAAGAAGAATTACTGCTCGTGtttaacagaaaagaaaattgcagtcagagcttg CTCTTGTCTGTGTTTTGGATCCCCTGCAACAGTTCCCTCCAAAGGGCTCCCTCAAGACCTACCTGTCTAA
- the LOC121401616 gene encoding uncharacterized protein LOC121401616 isoform X2: MRQENRETGNKKLIYCHKMNRGKCQGHADDNIYQNVGDCKKEPTENPGKKKKEIHQDPRQESKYLKATERLRAQRTLLIAMMILHILTLILLILFSSFLVTYSSDIFGQLNKTGKEKTDPAPLIIAINVTFGEEKTDPAPLIIAINVTFDNSNSVCSDVTLENCNCMQCVCNTKKNYCSCLTEKKIAVRACSCLCFGSPATVPSKGLPQDLPV, from the exons ATGAGACAGGAAAACAGAGAGACGGGGAACAAGAAACTAATTTACTGCCACAAAATGAACAGAG GAAAATGTCAAGGCCATGCTGATGACAATATATATCAAAATGTGGGTGACTGCAAGAAGGAACCTACTGAGAATccagggaagaagaagaaggagatccATCAAGATCCAAGACAAGAATCAAAAT ATCTGAAGGCAACTGAAAGACTGAGGGCACAAAGGACACTCTTGATTGCTATGATGATCCTGCACATCCTGACGCTCATTCTCCTCATCCTCTTCTCAAGCTTCCTGGTCACATACA GTTCCGATATTTTTGGGCAGCTGAATAAGACAG GAAAGGAGAAAACTGACCCGGCACCGTTAATAATAGCCATTAATGTGACTTTTG gagaggagaaaactgaCCCGGCACCGTTAATAATAGCCATTAATGTGACTTTTG ATAATTCGAACAGTGTATGCAGTGACGTGACTTTGG AAAATTGCAACTGCATGCAGTGTGTTTGCAACACAAAGAAGAATTACTGCTCGTGtttaacagaaaagaaaattgcagtcagagcttg CTCTTGTCTGTGTTTTGGATCCCCTGCAACAGTTCCCTCCAAAGGGCTCCCTCAAGACCTACCTGTCTAA